The genomic region TCGAGCTGGCATAATGAATAAAAGCACAAGGTTCCACATCTCCAGCGGCGTTGATATGTAGATAGCGCCGTCCGCCCGCGATGCATCCCTCCACATATTCTCCGTCGTTCCAAAAGTCAAGCGTGAAAATGGGTTTTGTGCGTCTGTATTCCCGGATTTTCCAGTACATAAATTCCCGCTGTTCCGCCGTGACCATAAGATCGGGAATGGCATCTTTCCCCACCGGCATGTAGGTAAAGAGCCAGCCGAAAAGGCAACCCCTCTCGATCATATCGTCAAAAAAGGTTTCGCTGCCGATCACGGATGTATTCTTTCTGTGGTAACATGCCGAAAAACCGAAGGGAAGTCTTTTTTCCTTTAATATGCTCATTGCCTGAAGAACTGCTTGATATGTTCCTTCTCCCCGTCGCATGTCCGTTTCTTCTTCAAAACCCTCCACACTTATCGCCGGAACGAAGTTTTTCACCCGGAGCATATCATCCGCAAACTTGCTGTCGATAAGCGTCCCGTTTGTGAAAGCGGAAAAAACGCAGTCATCATGACGTGCGCACAGCTCCAGAATATCCTCTTTCCTGAGAAGAGGTTCTCCACCGGAAAAGAGATACACGTAGGTTCCCAGTTCCTTTCCTTGTCTGACGATGCTGTCAAGAGTCTCAAGGTCGAGGGAGAGGCGGTCGCCGTATTGTGCGGCCCAGCATCCGAGACAGTGGAGATTGCATGCGGACGTTGGGTCCATGAGGATCGCCCAGGGAATATTGCAGTCTTCTTTTTTAGATACTTCGTTCCG from Aminivibrio sp. harbors:
- a CDS encoding radical SAM protein, with the translated sequence MKSIYTNIDTDVLKKLFENFVLNSGILGRRLRNEVSKKEDCNIPWAILMDPTSACNLHCLGCWAAQYGDRLSLDLETLDSIVRQGKELGTYVYLFSGGEPLLRKEDILELCARHDDCVFSAFTNGTLIDSKFADDMLRVKNFVPAISVEGFEEETDMRRGEGTYQAVLQAMSILKEKRLPFGFSACYHRKNTSVIGSETFFDDMIERGCLFGWLFTYMPVGKDAIPDLMVTAEQREFMYWKIREYRRTKPIFTLDFWNDGEYVEGCIAGGRRYLHINAAGDVEPCAFIHYASSNIKETTLLEALKSPIFQEYRRNQPFNSNHLRPCPLLDNPDRLASMVHKTHVVSTELVSPEDVDDLTAKCVSTAQAWAPVAQKLMDGTAERENNRD